A single window of Brachyhypopomus gauderio isolate BG-103 chromosome 21, BGAUD_0.2, whole genome shotgun sequence DNA harbors:
- the fbxo30b gene encoding F-box only protein 30b produces the protein MESSHVHCASCVSRRCMVKPEPGASCDLVTCALVCGAVFHGCKVEEHRLLCPLERVPCLNHGIGCPFVLARGKMAEHLEVCPAGVVCCTMEWNRWPVHDEDYRSYERLSRDAEQEEQLDMALALQDQRTMLASLKLVSLAPTNGPERKAKVAEPSRKASGVVESAAPVGLAEDPMEGVSAACCSGDEIGNGINGLVDERYDPAALDILIQLNASDTQHAVTDVSAAQSGLNGELRKGLAARVDTGSNCDKIANGVDGLNEELQPQRHQTLMELGRNLASALGALGDAVKGPEAVSRAAVNKTNGGIHRPDYVESADIEMADAPSEVEAGVGALGQVPGRGEDAFWDCTGEVSQDSSGQLFRLGDTERQQLCNSCHNSAAPREPQSSLELPVVGNKGPEPNGPREFVGPLIPHRPQVRQVVEAEAPSLQAPVHAQALVLPVDSALPSMVLDFDDRAFERKLQNLQMLRSFMPLALNGRKVCFSDPQAVPHRSPHCKMEDKAVDTSDLEQEPQDDPMGLGEIDFTAAALLFCLEESPRARRISDTVYTFGGSRVDFGTQTFSFPAAVLATSTMVGEVASASACDRAAPRLSQPSPFCTLRLDLTLEQLVPRPSWAPREGSMFTFECGQLFRREEFLSHFRNVHGDIHSGLNGWMEHRCPLAYYGCTYSQRRFCPSARGSKVVHDRHLRSFGVRAAEEAPAEPGCDRLSGLPLEVLQHVARFLDGFSLCQLSMVSHTMRDVCASLLQTRGMVVVQWERRQYPDGRRTWQIKDKVWRFSTAFTPVTRWEFTDICSMADHLKRCPYNEVHRQVEAVPLPCMCTTRELTRDGRSLRSVLRPVL, from the exons ATGGAGTCCTCCCACGTCCACTGTGCGTCCTGCGTGAGCCGGCGGTGCATGGTCAAGCCGGAGCCGGGCGCTTCCTGTGACCTCGTCACGTGCGCGCTGGTCTGCGGCGCGGTCTTCCACGGCTGTAAGGTGGAGGAGCACCGCCTGCTGTGCCCGCTGGAGAGGGTGCCCTGCCTCAACCACGGCATCGGCTGCCCCTTCGTGCTGGCTCGGGGCAAGATGGCGGAGCATCTGGAGGTGTGCCCTGCCGGCGTGGTGTGCTGCACCATGGAGTGGAACAGGTGGCCGGTGCACGACGAGGACTACCGCTCCTACGAGAGGCTGAGCCGGGACGCCGAGCAGGAGGAACAGCTGGACATGGCCCTCGCCCTCCAGGACCAGCGCACCATGCTGGCCTCGCTCAAACTGGTCTCTCTGGCGCCCACCAATGGACCCGAGAGGAAAGCGAAGGTTGCGGAGCCAAGCAGAAAAGCCAGCGGGGTCGTGGAGTCGGCAGCTCCTGTCGGGTTGGCCGAGGACCCCATGGAGGGCGTGTCTGCGGCGTGCTGCTCCGGGGACGAAATCGGCAACGGAATCAACGGATTGGTGGATGAGCGTTATGACCCAGCAGCTCTCGACATCCTCATCCAGCTCAACGCCTCCGACACGCAACACGCAGTTACTGACGTGTCGGCAGCGCAGTCCGGGTTGAACGGGGAGCTGCGTAAAGGTTTAGCTGCGAGAGTAGATACCGGGTCTAACTGTGATAAAATAGCCAATGGAGTTGATGGTTTGAATGAGGAGTTGCAGCCCCAACGACACCAGACCTTGATGGAACTAGGGAGGAACTTGGCCTCTGCTCTGGGAGCGCTGGGGGATGCCGTCAAAGGGCCTGAGGCGGTCAGCAGGGCCGCAGTTAACAAGACAAATGGTGGGATCCACCGGCCAGATTATGTAGAATCTGCAGATATCGAAATGGCAGATGCGCCCTCCGAAGTAGAGGCCGGGGTCGGGGCACTGGGCCAAGTCCCTGGTCGAGGTGAGGACGCTTTTTGGGACTGCACTGGTGAAGTCTCTCAGGATTCCTCAGGCCAACTCTTTAGACTGGGAGACACGGAGCGACAACAGTTGTGCAACAGTTGTCACAATAGTGCAGCGCCCAGAGAACCACAGAGCAGTCTAGAGCTGCCTGTGGTAGGCAACAAGGGACCAGAACCAAATGGCCCTCGGGAGTTTGTTGGTCCGTTGATTCCCCACAGGCCGCAGGTGAGACAGGTTGTTGAGGCCGAGGCTCCATCACTACAAGCACCTGTCCATGCTCAGGCTCTGGTCCTTCCTGTGGACAGTGCGCTGCCTTCCATGGTTTTGGACTTTGACGACCGGGCTTTTGAGAGGAAGCTCCAGAACCTTCAGATGCTGCGTAGCTTCATGCCCCTCGCGCTTAACGGACGGAAGGTGTGTTTCTCGGACCCGCAGGCCGTCCCGCACAGGTCTCCTCATTGCAAGATGGAGGACAAAGCCGTGGACACGTCCGACCTGGAGCAGGAGCCCCAGGACGACCCGATGGGCCTCGGCGAGATCGACTTCACGGCCGCCGCGCTGCTCTTCTGCCTGGAGGAGTCTCCCCGCGCGCGCAGGATATCCGACACCGTTTACACCTTCGGAGGCTCGCGGGTCGACTTCGGCACGCAGACCTTCAGCTTCCCGGCCGCCGTCCTGGCGACCAGCACGATGGTGGGGGAGGTGGCGTCGGCCTCGGCGTGCGACCGGGCCGCCCCCCGCCTCTCGCAGCCCAGCCCTTTCTGCACCCTGAGGCTGGACCTGACGCTGGAGCAGCTGGTGCCCCGGCCCAGCTGGGCGCCGCGGGAGGGCTCCATGTTCACGTTCGAGTGCGGCCAGCTCTTCCGCCGGGAGGAGTTCCTCTCGCACTTCCGCAACGTGCACGGGGACATCCACTCGGGCCTGAACGGGTGGATGGAGCACCGCTGTCCGCTGGCGTACTACGGCTGCACGTACTCCCAGCGCAGGTTCTGCCCGTCCGCGCGGGGCTCCAAGGTCGTCCACGACCGCCACCTCCGGTCCTTCGGGGTGCGGGCCGCCGAGGAGGCGCCCGCCGAGCCCGGCTGCGACCGGCTGAGCGGACTGCCCTTAGAGGTCCTGCAGCACGTGGCACGGTTCCTGGACGGATTCAGCCTGTGCCAGCTGTCCATGGTGTCCCACACCATGAGGGACGTGTGTGCCAGCCTCCTGCAGACGCGGGGCatggtggtggtgcagtgggAGAGGAGGCAGTACCCAGACGGGCGGCGGACCTGGCAAATAAAAGACAAG GTGTGGCGGTTCAGCACGGCATTCACTCCCGTGACCAGATGGGAGTTCACGGACATTTGCAGCATGGCGGACCACCTGAAGCGTTGCCCCTACAACGAGGTTCACCGGCAGGTGGAGGCGGTTCCGCTGCCGTGCATGTGCACGACCCGGGAGCTGACCCGCGACGGACGCTCGCTCCGCTCAGTGCTCAGACCAGTATTATGA